From Pontibacillus yanchengensis:
GGATTGTAAAATTCGGGAGACTTGCAAGAGCAATATTGTGGGCTCTAGAGATACCTGTCTCGAGCATACCTCCACACCAAACGGGGATATTATGCTCCGCACAAAGATTGTGAATGTTTATAGCTTCTGTTAAGCCACCTACTCTACCAATTTTAATATTCATCACCGTACAACTTTCCAACTGAATGGCTTGATAAGCATCATGATAGCTCGTAATACTCTCATCTAAACAAATTGGAGTCTTCATTTGCTTTTGGAGTTGTTGATGCAAATAAAAATCGCCTGCTTGAAAGGGTTGCTCCATCATCATTAAACCGAGATCATCTAACGACTTTAAATGGTCAAAATCATCTTTGTTGTAAGCTCCATTTCCATCAAACATTAATAGATGAGGTGGCACTATCGTACGTGCCACTTCTAAACGCTCTCGTTCCTTCCCTTTTTCAACCTTCAACTTAAACCTACGATACCCGGCCTCTTTGTATTGAGGAAGGAGAGCTTGTAAATCATCTTGTAAACCAAGTACTACACCTACCTCAACTTTCTCCTTATGTCCACCTATTAAATCAAATAGAGGTTTTTGCATTATTTTGGCATATACATCCCATACCGCTGTTTCAATTGCGGCTTTTGCCATTTGATTACCTTGAAAACCTGATAAAAGCCTAGCAACATCTTGCGGGTGTTCAATTGATTGCTCTCTTAAAAAAGGAAGAAACTGTTGAGTCAGAATATCCCAAGAAGATTGGACCGTTTCACCAGTATAAAAAGGAGTGGAAAAGGCTACTCCTTCTCCCCATCCACTTATCCCCTGGTTAACCTTTACCTCTACAAGAATCCCTTCCCTTTTGCTCACCTTACCAAGATGGGTTTTAAATGGCGATACGAGGTCCATGTCATAACGGTGTAATGTGACGTTTGTTAGCTTCATTCCATTTCTCCCCTTTGCTTCAACCACTTCGCCAAATCTCTTCGGAGTAATTTGTTTGAAGCATTTCGAGGTAGATGGTCTTCAAAATAAATCATTTTTGGAATTTTATATTTAGCAAGTGAACGTGCACAATAGGATAGAATCTCTTCGGTAGATAAGGATACCCCCTCATGGAAAACAACGAATGCAACCGGGACTTCACCCCAACGATCATCTTCTTGACCAATTACACCTACTTCTTTAATACTATCTAATCCAGCTAAAACTTCTTCAATCTCAGCAGGATATATATTTTCACCACCGGAAATAATCAAGTCTTTACGGCGATCTACAACATACAAAAAGCCTTCGTCATCTACATAACCTAGATCCCCAGTATACAGCCATTCATCTTTTATTGTGTACTCATTTGTTTCAGGACGTTTATAGTAGCCACTTGTCACCATAGGGCCTTTCACAACAATTTCTCCAATGGATTGGTCTTTCGTGTTTTGTTGGTCGTTAATAATATTCAGTTGCGCTGGAAATAAGGGTTTTCCTGCAGAACCAATTTTCCGCAATGCATCCTGGGCACTTAAGGTAACAATTTGCGAGGAAGTTTCCGTCATCCCATACGTTTGAATGACAGGAACATGCTTAGAGGCTGCTTCTTCTAATAATGGTTTCGGTGCAGGACCTCCTCCTAAAAGCATACAACGAAAGCTCGTTGGATACGTTTCCCCAGCATCTAATTGTGATAATAGTCGTTTGAGCATAACAGAAACAACCGAAACAATTGTGACACCTTTTTCCATAATTGCCTTATGTATTTCTTGTTCATCGAATGATGTAAGGAGAGTAATTGGCATGCCGTAAATGACATTTTTAAATAAAAGCGATAAGCCACCTACATGAAATAAAGGAAGCGTTGCCAACCATTGGTCTTCTTCACTCAGACCGAGGTTTAAAGCAGAACTTACAGCACTCCACCAATGGTTTCCGTATGTAAGCATAACACCTTTAGGATTTCCTGTTGTTCCCGACGTATAAAGAATGGTATAAATATCATCTAGTCTTACCTCTTGCTGAGCTTTGAAAGGTGCTTCTAGCTGTTTTGATACATCTTTAAATGAGTGAACACGTATTGGCATCTCTTGACCAAGCGGTTCGATAATAGGTGATAGATTTTGTTCATATATAACCAACTCACACTTAGCATCTTCTAATTGAAAACGAATTTCCTTTTGTGTGAGACGAGTGTTTAAAAAAACAGCTACGGCACCTATATAAGAAATAGCATGAACAAACCGAACAAAATCTAAAGAATTATTGGCGTAAATGGCTACGTGACTTCCTTTTTTGACACCTAAAGAAGCTAATTTTCCCACCATACACATGGATTGCTTACGTAATTCTCTAAAGGTAATCGAGTTTTCTTGTGTATGAATGGCAACACGTTCTGGAGTTAATTCAACCCGCTTCTCTAACCAGTGCGGAATGGTTTCAGCATTCATGGGTACTCTACTCCTTTTTATTTTGGTTCCTATAGGATACCCTATAGGACTGTGACTAACCTATCAATAAGACAGAAAACCCTTGCCCGGAATGGGGCAAGGGTATAAAAAGAATTAAGGAAATCTCGGGAATTGCTTAAAGTCAGGCTTACGTTTTTCTTTGAATGCATCGCGACCTTCTTTTGCTTCATCAGTAGTGTAATAAAGTAGCGTAGCATCTCCCCCCATTTGTTGAAGACCAGCTAAACCATCTGTATCAGCATTGAAGGATGCTTTCAAGAAACGTAATGCAGTTGGTGATTTTTCTAGCATTTCTTGGCACCATTGAACCGTTTCTGCCTCTAATTGATCAACAGGAACGACTGTATTGACAAGACCCATGTCCTCCGCTTCTTTAGCAGAATATTGACGACATAGGTACCAAATTTCACGGGCTTTTTTATGACCAACAATACGGGCAAGCAATCCTGCACCATATCCAGCATCAAAGCTTCCTACCTTAGGACCTGTTTGACCAAATATAGCATTGTCAGCAGCAATGGTTAAGTCACATACGATATGTAAAACATGTCCACCACCAATGGCATATCCTGACACCATGGCTACAACTGGTTTTGGTATTACGCGAATTAAGCGTTGTAAATCTAGAACGTTTAGACGTGGAATTTCGTCTTCTCCTACATAACCACCATGGCCACGTACTTTTTGGTCTCCTCCAGCACAGAAAGCATCGTCTCCAGCACCCGCTAAGACAATAGCGCCAATTTTGGAGTCATCGCGCGCATATGCAAATGCATCCAACAATTCTTTAACCGTTGTTGGGCGAAATGCATTTCGTACCTCTGGGCGATTAATTGTGATTTTTGCAATACCGTCATATGTCTGATATAAAATATCTTCATAATGACGTTCATTAATCCATTCTACTGTCATAATTAATTCCTCCTCACCTAATTTTACACTTTAAAACGCTTTCATTACTCCTCACTTGGAAAAATGAATTCAGTTACTATTTTACCAAAAAATTTCGGTTGTTCCACATGTATTGCATGTCCAGCATTCAAAACTTTTATATGACGCGCTTTTTGAAATGCTTTTTCCATGTTTTGAGCAATTGACGTAAACTTTTCATCTAACTCTCCTGATAGTAGTAGAACCTCTCCAGAAAAGGTGGAGAGGTAGTCCCACCATGAAGGTTGAATCCCCGTCCCCATTCCTCTAAGGGAAGCTGCTAATCCTTCTGCAGTATGAGATAAACGTTCCTCTCTAATTGCTTGCTTCACTTCTGCAGATAAAGTTTGCTGAGAGGAGAACATCGGTAGTTCTTGCCAACGATTAATGAACGCCTTTACACCATAACGCTCTATTTCAACTGCCAAACTCTCATCTTTCGTTTGCCTTGTAAGCTGCTCTCGAGCTGCTTCCAAACCTGGGCTTGCACTTTCAAGAATTAAACGCTCCACCCGCCGTGGATAATTCATTGCAAAAGAAAGGGCCGTTCGTCCTCCCATGGAATAACCTAATACATCCAGGCGCTCCATCCCTAATTCCTGTAGTAGATGGTCAATATCCTTACAAACAGACTCCATCGTAAAATGTGTATTACCATCCGTCTTACCGTGCCCTGGTAAGTCCATTGTAATGATTGTAAGTTGATCATTCCAATCGTTTACAAAGTTATCCCATGTATGATGGGTTCCTGTGAATCCGTGCAACAACAGGATTGGAGGACCATGACCATGCTGTTCTACCCAATAATGGGTACCATTTATTGTGATATACAATTTCTAAGTCCTCCTATACACCTCGTAATGATTCTTCGATTCGTTTCCATTTATCCCGATGCCACTGTGCATTTTCATCCCGATTAGTTATGACTTCCATAACGTGCAAATCGTTGGCAGAAAAACTCGTGGTCACAGCATCTCGAAATTGTTCCCATGTCTCCACTCTAGTAAAACTTCCGTTATACATTTCAACAGCTTTTTGAAAATCAAGCTGTAAAGGTGTGCCAAACAAGGGCTCGAAATGATTTGGATGATTTGCTTGCGGAAGAAACGAGAAAATACCTCCGCCCTCATTATTAATGACAATAATTCGGACATCAATTCCATATTGCTTGGCCATCAATAAGCCATTCAAATCATGGTAGAAGGATAAATCGCCTAGAATCAATGTTACTGATTCACCATGAGCAGCAGCACCTAATGCACTTGAAACCATCCCATCAATCCCATTTGCACCACGATTGGCTAACACTCTTATATGCTTAGGTGTAGTCATGAAGAAAGTATCTAAGTCGCGAACTGGCATGCTATTTCCAATATAAATGGAACTTTTCTCCGGAAGCAACTCTGTTAACTCTGTAATGACGTGTCCTTCCGATAGTGATCCAACCCCTTTGTCCTCTATCAAGCACTTTTTTGTAATGCTATTGGCTTCTCGCCAGTTATCAAGCCAGGATTTATCATACATCCACGTCCCAACTTCTTGAAGCCATTGCTTACAAAAAGTCGTTCCATCAGCATAAATCATTCTCGTATGATTATTAGTCGGTTCCCGGTGACCTTCAAAATCTTCCACAACGTACTGAACGATGTCAGGGTGATTCTCAATTAGTAATTTATATGGCTTTGAAACAGGCATAGCTCCAAAGCGAATAATAAAGTCAGGCTTAAACCTTTCACGAGTTTCTTCGCTTTTTAACATCGCGTCATAACATTCGATCACATGGTCTTTCTCATGTTCTCCAGCTCGCACCTGAGATAGAGGATCTGCTAGTAATGGTAGTTGCAGATGTTTCGCTAGTGACGTGACGGCTTCAGCCAAATCCCGGTCTTCTTGGGGGCCACATACCAATAACCCCCGCTCAAGTCCAACAATTTCTTCTTTAATCTTCTCGATTTGCCTTGTATCAAGCATTCGTTTACCGCTTGTTACAGGATGATAACTTTCCTGTCGATCATTCCCCCAAACATCTTCCATAGAGAAGTCTGGTACAAGTGGTTCTCGGAAAGGAAAATTCAAATGCACAGGCCCTGCATTACCGTCTAAGGATTGATGTAACGCCCTTGCGCCAATACTCCGAACATACCGTAACATCGTATCGCTATCTTCTGGCATTGCCACTTCCTGAAACCATTTCACATACCGACTATACATGTGAATCTGATCAATCGATTGGGGAGCGCCAACATCACGAAGTTCATGTGGTCGGTCAGCAGTTAAAATAACCAACGGGACCCTGCTATAGAAAGCTTCAACAATAGCAGGATAATAATTCGCTGCAGCTGTGCCCGATGTGCATACAAGGGCAACTGGCTTTTGTTGTTGTTTAGCCATCCCAAGTGCAAAAAAAGCTGCTGAACGTTCGTCCATATGAACCCAATGTTTGATGCTTTCATGCTCAGCAATCATCATGGATAAAGGGGTTGAACGTGAACCAGGAGAGATGACTATGTCCGTCATCCCTCCTTTAGCTAATTCATCTATAAAGTTTCCAACAAACTTTGTTAATTCAGACGTGTGTGTCATTCATATCCTCCTAGAGCATGAAGCATTGGTAGAAATTTTATAGCCGTTTCTTCGTATTCCGCTTGAGGATGAGAATCTTCCACAACACCACATCCAGAAAAAAGAACTGCTTGATTATTACTAATAAGGGCAGAACGAATCGCTACTGCAAATTCCCCATTATCTCGTGCATCGAACCATCCGATTGGAGAAGCATACCAACCTCTATGGAAGGGTTCTTTCTCACGTATGAATTCGATAGACTCTTTAATGGGATATCCCCCTAATGCTGGAGTTGGATGAAGCTGCTTGACGACATCTAAAATTGTGTAGCCATTATACAACTTTCCTCTCACAGGGGTGTATAAATGCTGCAAATTACGTAATGGATATAACACAGGATGCTCTGGTACATCTACATCATGACAGCACGTTTCCACTGCGGTCTTAATCATATTCACGACAAATTCATGCTCTTGGAGATTCTTATCATCATGCAATAATTGCTCTCCAAAGTAGCGATCTTCTTCAACAGTCTTCCCCCTTGCAATTGTGCCTGCTAAACACGTAGAGAGAAGTTCTTGATCTTCTAGCTTCACCAATCGCTCAGGTGTAGCCCCAACAAAGCAAGAATCGCCACGTTCATAAGCAAATACATAGCTTTGATGCTGTTGCTCCTGCAACGTGTTTAACAACGACGCTATATTTATATCAGAAGAAAATGTTGCAATCATTTCCCTAGCTAAAACGACTTTCCCTAACTTCCCTGCTTTTATTTCCTCTGTTGTGTCTTTAACAATTCGTTTCCATTCTTCAGGTGCCACTTCTTCTTGTTGGATTAACTGTGGTTCTGGATTCTGCTTGAACTCTTTTCCGAGGAGTTTTGTACACTGGTCTACTAGTTCCTGATAAAATAAGGCCGTAGAATCCTCAGGAGACAAAAGCGCGTTAATGGTAATAAAATACTTCGTTCCAGATTTGGTTAACAAGAACCTTGGAACCATTGTAGAACTATTTGGAAATTCACTCCATGTAACCGAAGATTGTTTATAAGGATCAAATGCAAAACCCCCAAATGCAACAGGTCCTGTTCCTGAAGCATTCGTGACGTTATCTATTTCAGCATGATTGATTAAGTCAACCCATTGCTCTTCAGTAATTTGAAATCCTTCTTCATCCGATTCTATCTTAACCGCTTCCCCAATACCTGCCAGGGTAAAAGAACGATCAGCACTTGACCAATAGAACCTTTCTCCCTTAAATGTGCTACCTGCTTGATAAAATGCCAGAGGATTTATTTCCTCTAGTTCAGTGGTAACACTTACTAATTTACTTGAATGTAAAGAATCTATTGTAGCTATTGAGCGGTATAGTTTTTCATATAATGTTGAAGTTGTTTGAATCAAAATATTGCCCTCCAATCAACCAGGGACTAGCTTAGCTATTATGCAACACGACAATGATAATTATATCGAAAAATAAACGAAATTCCCAAAATCCCATCTTTATTGTATTCTCTTTTGTAGTTTGACTCAAGAAATGCTTATATTTCCCTGTATTATAAAGGGAATAGGGAATTGACAGGGTCGTCTAGTTTGCCTAAACTTAATTAGGGGCAAATATAAACTAATTGTCCTATTCCTAAGGGAGAGAAACGTATGCAAAGCATGAAAAAACAAGATATACAAACTGCTTTAAATGAACGTAAAGGTTGGCAAGTCTGGTGGCGACTCTTAAGACCTCATACCTTAACGGCAGCGTTCGTCCCAGTATTTATCGGAACAATGCTTGCTAGCTTACAAGAACCTATCCATATAGGATTGTTTCTAGCCATGCTATTCGCTTCTATATTAATACAAGCTGCAACGAATATGTTTAACGAATACTATGATTATGTTCGCGGTTTAGATACCGAACATTCGATTGGTATTGGTGGTGCAATCGTTCGTGATGGGATACCTGCTAAGAAAGTTTTGGCATTAGCGGTAAGCTTTTTCGGTATTGCTATGCTTCTGGGAGTCTATATTTGTATCGCGACAAGTTGGTGGATTGCACTAATTGGACTCATATCAATGGCATTTGGCTATCTATATACTGGCGGACCTTATCCTATTGCTTATACCCCATTTGGTGAAATGATATCAGGATTTTTTATGGGAACTGTTATTATTGGCATTAGCTATTATATTCAGACGTTATATCTTACTAGCGATGTGATTATCATATCCATTCCAGTAGCAATCCTGATTGGTGCTATACTATTAGCGAACAACATACGTGACCTTGAAGGTGATAAGGAAAACGGCCGTAAAACATTAGCCATTCTATTTGGACATAAGGGTGCTGTCACCTTTTTAGGCATATTATTTAGTTCAGCCTACCTACTAATTGTCATTTATATTATATCAGGTTTGCTTCCTATATGGTCGTTAATTGTATTCTTAAGCATCCCAAAACCAAAGAAAGCTGTTCAAGGCTTTTCAAACAAAACGTCACCATTAGAAATGCTTCCAGCAATGAAATTCACAGCACAAACCAATACGATTTTTGGAATTCTACTCGGGATTTCCCTTTTATTACAATTACTAATACCCGTTACCTTATAAAGACAAGCCTATTGTGCTTGTCTTTTTTTTCAAAAGGACAGAAGGGTTAACTTTTGGCTCTTACATATCCAGCTACTGCGCCTAGCGACTAGCAAACTTTCTGCTCCTCCTTACAACAGGTAAATATCGGATTGCTTTGCATATATAATGTAAGATGGCTCAACATAGATGCTTGAAGCCGGACTAAAGAATATAAGGTCACAGCATCTCTGGAGCGACTTTCCGTGTTTTCCGAGCGAGAATCGCAAAACAGGAGCGACATTTGAAAATTAGAAGCGACCACCACAAAACGAGCAGGCCACAAACTGGCGTACCATGTCTTCATGGGATGTACCGGTGTCGATTAATGGTCGCTTGCACCTTTCTTTATAAACTACTGGAAGGATTTTTCATATAGTAACTTGAATACATACCCAATACTGATGTTTTGTACTTCGTTAAAAAGGAAATATTTTAGAAAGGAAGATGAACTAATGGAAATGGATTACAAAAATACAATGCTAGGAGCTCTTGGAATGGAAGAAGTAACTCTAACCAAGGACCGTGTTGTACTTTCTATGCCTGTGGATGAACGAACTCACCAGCCACTCGGTTTTTTGCATGGCGGGGCCAGTGTCGCACTAGCTGAAACAGCGGCAAGTATTGGTTCCATTCTCCACGTGGACATGGAACAGTATAATGTATTTGGTATTGAGATCAATGCCAACCACATCAAAAGTAAACGCAGTGGCCTTGTTTATGGAGTTGCAACACCTACACACATTGGTAAAAGTACAATGGTTTGGGAAATCAACATTGTCGATGAAAGTGACGCATTAATTTGCGTTTCCCGTTGTACAGTAGGTGTCGTTCCAAAATAGAAGCTCCTCTACTTGAAAGGAGCCCAGTCATGTTAACGAATGAACAAATACAAGACCTTAAAAACAGACTATACAACATGAAACAAGAGGCTGAAAAAGAACTCGATAACCATAAAGGATACGAAAGCTCAGAGGGTGGACCAGAAAGCTCAGTTGGTGAACTATCAGAAGTCGATAATCACCCAGGTGATGTAGGAACAGAAAACTTTGAACAAAGTAAGGATTACACCCTCAATATTCATGCACGAGAACAGTTGGAGGAAATTAATGCTGCAATAGAGCGTATTGAAAATGGAAAATACGGATACTCAGAGAAGTCTGGTAAACCAATTCCTTTCGAACGTCTACAAGCGATGCCTACAGCACGCTACCTTGTAGAAGAGGAAGAAAACGCGTAAAGAAAAGATTTGGCACCCCCGTATAGCGACGTCTATGCTGCGGCAGCGGCTTCGTTGTTATATATTCTTCCTTTAAAAAGAGGGAATAAAAGTGCGATAATTAATCATGGCATGGTGAAAAGAACTACCTCTTATCACCATGCTTTTTAGTTTCCCCTTACACGCTTATATACTTTATAAGATTCCATTATTTCGCATCCATTCCAAATAAATGTATTAACCATAGGCTTATTATGAACACTAGTCGCTCCAATATAATACCTGGCTTGAAAGTCTTGTTGCAATATTCCCAATGCTCTTTGATGTAGTTTTCGACTCTTGCCTTTTCCTCTCTCAGATGGAATGAGCCCAAAATAAAACAATCTCCCTTCATTCATTGTTCCAGGCTCAATATGAGGCATAACAATCCCAATTATCTTTTCTTGCTCATATGCAAGAAGACAAGAATGCTTATATGCCTCCCCCAACTCTTTTTTAACACCCATCATTTGCTCATTCATATGTAAAGAAGAAGGTGCATTAAGAGAACCAGACATTACTTCTAGCCAAGTTTCTTTAAAGGTATCTAAGGATACATGGTGTAATGATGACAAAGTTATTGCTGAATCGAAAGTTATTTCTTCGTTCTGTAATTTCTTCTGTACAAAGAGAGTTTCATCATGGAAATAGAACCCTCTTTGTATTAAAGATTGCTCTACCTGTTCTGGAAAATTGCTATGTACCAGAACGGTTATATTTTTATATTGGTTAAGGAGTTTCTCGGATAATTCATGCTTGACCAACTGCATCATTTCATCTGTGGACAGAACATTTGTATCCTCAATCGTTAGGTATGCATCAGCTTCTATGACTTTAATTTTATCCATAGCTCTCATTTTAAACACTTCCCATTACATTGTCTTATAAAGGGTAATAGTAGGGACCTCCACACTCTGTTTCACTTGCTCATCAAATGTTTGCAACTGACGAATAAGGCTCGGTCGATCAAAAGGAAATCCCTCCACTTGATTCAATTGCAACATCAACTTACTATATAATTTTTGATACCCAGCCCACTTTTCCTTCTCAGCCTGCTCCAACAAAGCCGATAATGTAGCCAAACACTTCGCGACATCCCGATGCTCCCCCTCTAATAGCATCTCTCGACTAATGTGATGGCACTGTACATAATCCTTTTTTTGATTGAACATTTCAGCATAGGCAACTATTTTTTCTTCATAGTGCATAAACACTCCCCCTCACTTGTTCGCCTTTTCTTTACCTTTTTATAATTTTAAACTTATCTTCTCAATGATAAATATAGACAATGGAAAGGCTCATGCGCCTTGACCAAAGCCTGGTCATGTTGCATTTTGCTACAGAGCATAATCAACTATTTTCTCTCTCTTTTACTTTCCGTTGTAGATAACCTTGGGTTAAAAATAACGCTATCATAGGGAGAAGTAAATAAGATACATATTTACCTTCAAAATTCAACGCCAACACTAATACTGCTATCGCAAAAATGTAATATACTACTTTTATTAAAGTTATCATTTTTTCAAGATTGATAAACTCAACTAATAACAAATATTGGTTATTAGTTTATCAAATACAAACATCCTTAAATAGAGTAATTTCCCTTAAAAAACCCTAATCACCAAAAATGGCGATCAGAGTTTTTATGTTTACGATATTACTAAGGTGTTTTACTTCACCGTTTTAGCGCTCCCCTGTTCTTGTTACGTTTCGGGAGGGATAGGATTTGCTTAAAACCAAAAAGGAGTAAGCGCTGGAACGAGACCTGTAAGCGAATGAACTTATACTTTCTTTACGCATAAGAAAAGCCTGCGGCACAATGCCACAGGCTCTATCTACTTTTTATTAAGTGATTCATTACGTTACATTTACTCGCTTTTGTTCAAACCAAGGCTTCAGCTTCACAAACAGTGGTACAAATAAAATACCGACGAGGATTCCTTTGATCACATTAAACGGAATAATCCCCGCTGTGATGTAGCCTAGTTTAGTTCCTTCAAGTTCAAAACCCATCATCCATGAATATGCAGGTAGAATTACAAAGTAATTTAATACAGACATTCCAACAGCCATTACGATTGTTCCTGTCACTAGACCAGATACGACACTTTTTACACTCTTATATCTGTGATAAATCATAGATACAGGTAAAACTAACATCAGCCCTGCAAAGAAGTTTGCAGATGCTCCTATAGGGTCGCCACTTCCAAGTATAAAATGTAATAGATTCTTAATTCCCTCCACAATCACACCAGCGATTGGAGAGAATAATAGTGCAGCAAA
This genomic window contains:
- the menD gene encoding 2-succinyl-5-enolpyruvyl-6-hydroxy-3-cyclohexene-1-carboxylic-acid synthase, producing MTHTSELTKFVGNFIDELAKGGMTDIVISPGSRSTPLSMMIAEHESIKHWVHMDERSAAFFALGMAKQQQKPVALVCTSGTAAANYYPAIVEAFYSRVPLVILTADRPHELRDVGAPQSIDQIHMYSRYVKWFQEVAMPEDSDTMLRYVRSIGARALHQSLDGNAGPVHLNFPFREPLVPDFSMEDVWGNDRQESYHPVTSGKRMLDTRQIEKIKEEIVGLERGLLVCGPQEDRDLAEAVTSLAKHLQLPLLADPLSQVRAGEHEKDHVIECYDAMLKSEETRERFKPDFIIRFGAMPVSKPYKLLIENHPDIVQYVVEDFEGHREPTNNHTRMIYADGTTFCKQWLQEVGTWMYDKSWLDNWREANSITKKCLIEDKGVGSLSEGHVITELTELLPEKSSIYIGNSMPVRDLDTFFMTTPKHIRVLANRGANGIDGMVSSALGAAAHGESVTLILGDLSFYHDLNGLLMAKQYGIDVRIIVINNEGGGIFSFLPQANHPNHFEPLFGTPLQLDFQKAVEMYNGSFTRVETWEQFRDAVTTSFSANDLHVMEVITNRDENAQWHRDKWKRIEESLRGV
- a CDS encoding GNAT family N-acetyltransferase; its protein translation is MRAMDKIKVIEADAYLTIEDTNVLSTDEMMQLVKHELSEKLLNQYKNITVLVHSNFPEQVEQSLIQRGFYFHDETLFVQKKLQNEEITFDSAITLSSLHHVSLDTFKETWLEVMSGSLNAPSSLHMNEQMMGVKKELGEAYKHSCLLAYEQEKIIGIVMPHIEPGTMNEGRLFYFGLIPSERGKGKSRKLHQRALGILQQDFQARYYIGATSVHNKPMVNTFIWNGCEIMESYKVYKRVRGN
- a CDS encoding 1,4-dihydroxy-2-naphthoate polyprenyltransferase — its product is MQSMKKQDIQTALNERKGWQVWWRLLRPHTLTAAFVPVFIGTMLASLQEPIHIGLFLAMLFASILIQAATNMFNEYYDYVRGLDTEHSIGIGGAIVRDGIPAKKVLALAVSFFGIAMLLGVYICIATSWWIALIGLISMAFGYLYTGGPYPIAYTPFGEMISGFFMGTVIIGISYYIQTLYLTSDVIIISIPVAILIGAILLANNIRDLEGDKENGRKTLAILFGHKGAVTFLGILFSSAYLLIVIYIISGLLPIWSLIVFLSIPKPKKAVQGFSNKTSPLEMLPAMKFTAQTNTIFGILLGISLLLQLLIPVTL
- a CDS encoding isochorismate synthase encodes the protein MIQTTSTLYEKLYRSIATIDSLHSSKLVSVTTELEEINPLAFYQAGSTFKGERFYWSSADRSFTLAGIGEAVKIESDEEGFQITEEQWVDLINHAEIDNVTNASGTGPVAFGGFAFDPYKQSSVTWSEFPNSSTMVPRFLLTKSGTKYFITINALLSPEDSTALFYQELVDQCTKLLGKEFKQNPEPQLIQQEEVAPEEWKRIVKDTTEEIKAGKLGKVVLAREMIATFSSDINIASLLNTLQEQQHQSYVFAYERGDSCFVGATPERLVKLEDQELLSTCLAGTIARGKTVEEDRYFGEQLLHDDKNLQEHEFVVNMIKTAVETCCHDVDVPEHPVLYPLRNLQHLYTPVRGKLYNGYTILDVVKQLHPTPALGGYPIKESIEFIREKEPFHRGWYASPIGWFDARDNGEFAVAIRSALISNNQAVLFSGCGVVEDSHPQAEYEETAIKFLPMLHALGGYE
- the menC gene encoding o-succinylbenzoate synthase, which encodes MKLTNVTLHRYDMDLVSPFKTHLGKVSKREGILVEVKVNQGISGWGEGVAFSTPFYTGETVQSSWDILTQQFLPFLREQSIEHPQDVARLLSGFQGNQMAKAAIETAVWDVYAKIMQKPLFDLIGGHKEKVEVGVVLGLQDDLQALLPQYKEAGYRRFKLKVEKGKERERLEVARTIVPPHLLMFDGNGAYNKDDFDHLKSLDDLGLMMMEQPFQAGDFYLHQQLQKQMKTPICLDESITSYHDAYQAIQLESCTVMNIKIGRVGGLTEAINIHNLCAEHNIPVWCGGMLETGISRAHNIALASLPNFTIPGDISASKRYWEKDVIIPEVELENGYVVLPREDGIGYHVDLDYISEITKDLFVIDL
- a CDS encoding hotdog fold thioesterase gives rise to the protein MDYKNTMLGALGMEEVTLTKDRVVLSMPVDERTHQPLGFLHGGASVALAETAASIGSILHVDMEQYNVFGIEINANHIKSKRSGLVYGVATPTHIGKSTMVWEINIVDESDALICVSRCTVGVVPK
- the menH gene encoding 2-succinyl-6-hydroxy-2,4-cyclohexadiene-1-carboxylate synthase, whose amino-acid sequence is MYITINGTHYWVEQHGHGPPILLLHGFTGTHHTWDNFVNDWNDQLTIITMDLPGHGKTDGNTHFTMESVCKDIDHLLQELGMERLDVLGYSMGGRTALSFAMNYPRRVERLILESASPGLEAAREQLTRQTKDESLAVEIERYGVKAFINRWQELPMFSSQQTLSAEVKQAIREERLSHTAEGLAASLRGMGTGIQPSWWDYLSTFSGEVLLLSGELDEKFTSIAQNMEKAFQKARHIKVLNAGHAIHVEQPKFFGKIVTEFIFPSEE
- the menB gene encoding 1,4-dihydroxy-2-naphthoyl-CoA synthase, with the translated sequence MTVEWINERHYEDILYQTYDGIAKITINRPEVRNAFRPTTVKELLDAFAYARDDSKIGAIVLAGAGDDAFCAGGDQKVRGHGGYVGEDEIPRLNVLDLQRLIRVIPKPVVAMVSGYAIGGGHVLHIVCDLTIAADNAIFGQTGPKVGSFDAGYGAGLLARIVGHKKAREIWYLCRQYSAKEAEDMGLVNTVVPVDQLEAETVQWCQEMLEKSPTALRFLKASFNADTDGLAGLQQMGGDATLLYYTTDEAKEGRDAFKEKRKPDFKQFPRFP
- a CDS encoding o-succinylbenzoate--CoA ligase, whose amino-acid sequence is MNAETIPHWLEKRVELTPERVAIHTQENSITFRELRKQSMCMVGKLASLGVKKGSHVAIYANNSLDFVRFVHAISYIGAVAVFLNTRLTQKEIRFQLEDAKCELVIYEQNLSPIIEPLGQEMPIRVHSFKDVSKQLEAPFKAQQEVRLDDIYTILYTSGTTGNPKGVMLTYGNHWWSAVSSALNLGLSEEDQWLATLPLFHVGGLSLLFKNVIYGMPITLLTSFDEQEIHKAIMEKGVTIVSVVSVMLKRLLSQLDAGETYPTSFRCMLLGGGPAPKPLLEEAASKHVPVIQTYGMTETSSQIVTLSAQDALRKIGSAGKPLFPAQLNIINDQQNTKDQSIGEIVVKGPMVTSGYYKRPETNEYTIKDEWLYTGDLGYVDDEGFLYVVDRRKDLIISGGENIYPAEIEEVLAGLDSIKEVGVIGQEDDRWGEVPVAFVVFHEGVSLSTEEILSYCARSLAKYKIPKMIYFEDHLPRNASNKLLRRDLAKWLKQRGEME